A genomic stretch from Poecile atricapillus isolate bPoeAtr1 chromosome 10, bPoeAtr1.hap1, whole genome shotgun sequence includes:
- the SLC9A5 gene encoding sodium/hydrogen exchanger 5 isoform X3, with protein sequence MFFLFLLPPIVLDSGYFMPSRLFFDNIGAILTYAVVGTLWNSFATGTALWGLHRAGLMDPGVEAGLMDFLLFGSLISAVDPVAVLAVFEEVHVNETLFIIVFGESLLNDAVTVVLYKVFNSFVELGPAHIHATDYVKGVASFFLVSLGGTAVGLLFAFLLALITRFTKRVRIIEPLFVFLLAYVAYLAAEMVSLSAILAVTFCGICCKKYVEANISQKSRTTVKYTMKTLASSSETIIFMFLGISAVDTSKWTWDTALVLGTLFFILLFRAVGVVLQTYVLNRFRLIPLDRIDQVVMSYGGLRGAVAFALVILLDGEKVKAKDYFVATTIVVVFFTVIVQGLTIKPLVTWLKVKRSDHHKPTLNEELHEHAFDHILAAVEDIVGHHGYHYWRDKWEQFDKKYLSQLLMRKSAYRLRDEIWDVYYKLNIRDAISFVDQGGHVLSAAKLALPSMPSRTSMSESSVTNLLRESGSGACLDLQVIDTVRSRRDKEDAAMHHVLRGSLYKPRRRYKASYSRHFISPDKQERQDKEIFRQNMKRRLETFKSTKHNVCSSKSKARLKEKGRKKKNISLTKEAPNGKTHRNVPWQDAAPVLVMVSSEEEESDSSETEKEDDEGIVFVARATDEVLQGKTTPGSLDVCPSPCIIPPSPTLAEKELPWKGDQADLAVYVSSETTKIVPVDMQKAWNQSISSLESIASPPGIESGPQHRRFACPVLEEQPQSASQAMPEQSSCFQFPSHVSKSGRSQSDSSPDGPEQQELQPLMATEEQGRMPPTAEPRWLMFNRASHL encoded by the exons atgttcttcctcttccttctgcccccCATTGTCCTGGACTCTGGGTACTTCATGCCCAGCCGGCTGTTCTTTGACAACATCGGTGCCATCCTCACCTACGCAGTGGTGGGCACGCTCTGGAACTCCTTCGCCACTGGCACCGCGCTCTGGGGACTGCACCGGGCCGGGCTCATGg ATCCAGGTGTTGAAGCTGGGCTGATGGATTTCctgctctttggcagcctgatTTCAGCTGTGGACCCTGTGGCAGTCCTGGCTGTCTTCGAAGAGGTCCATGTTAATGAGACCCTCTTCATCATTGTGTTTGGCGAGTCTCTCCTGAATGATGCTGTCACTGTG GTGCTGTACAAGGTCTTCAACTCTTTTGTGGAGCTGGGCCCAGCGCACATCCACGCCACAGACTACGTGAAGGGGGTAG CCTCCTTCTTCCTGGTGAGCCTGGGGGGCACAGCCGTGGGGTTGCTCTTCGCCTTCCTGCTGGCCCTGATCACGCGGTTCACCAAGCGCGTGCGCATCATCGAGCCGCTCTTCGTCTTCCTCCTGGCCTACGTCGCGTACCTTGCCGCCGAGATGGTCTCGCTCTCTGCCATCCTGGC aGTCACCTTCTGTGGGATCTGCTGCAAGAAGTACGTGGAAGCCAACATCTCCCAGAAATCCCGTACCACAGTCAAGTATACCATGAAGACACTGGCCAGCAGCTCAGAGACCATCATCTTCATGTTTCTGGGCATCTCGGCTGTGGACACCTCCAAGTGGACATGGGACACAGCACTGGTGCTGGGCACCCTGTTCTTTATCCTGCTCTTCAGAGCCGTGG GTGTTGTTCTCCAGACATATGTGCTCAACCGCTTCCGCCTCATCCCCCTGGACAGGATCGACCAGGTGGTCATGTCATATGGTGGCCTCCGTGGGGCCGTGGCCTTCGCCCTGGTCATCCTGCTGGACGGGGAAAAGGTGAAAGCCAAGGACTACTTCGTGGCAACGACCATCGTGGTGGTGTTCTTCACTGTCATTGTACAG GGCCTCACCATCAAACCCCTGGTGACGTGGCTGAAGGTGAAGCGCAGTGACCACCACAAACCCACACTGAACGAGGAGCTGCATGAGCAC GCCTTTGACCACATCCTGGCAGCGGTGGAGGACATCGTGGGGCACCACGGCTACCACTACTGGCGGGACAA GTGGGAGCAGTTTGACAAGAAATACCTGAGCCAGCTCCTGATGCGGAAATCTGCCTACAGGCTGCGGGATGAGATCTGGGATGTTTACTACAAGCTGAACATCCGTGATGCTATCAGCTTTGTCGATCAG GGTGGCCACGTGCTCTCAGCTGCCAAGCTGGCGCTGCCCTCCATGCCCAGCCGCACATCCATGTCAGAGTCATCAGTCACAAACCTCCT GAGGGAGAGCGGGAGCGGCGCGTGCCTGGACCTGCAGGTGATCGACACGGTGCGGAGCCGCCGGGACAAGGAGGATGCTGCCATGCACCACGTGCTGCGGGGGAGCCTCTACAAGCCCCGCCGGCGG TACAAGGCCAGCTACAGCCGTCACTTCATCTCTCCAGATAAACAAGAGCGCCAAGATAAAGAAATCTTCCGGCAGAACATGAAGAGACGTCTGGAGACCTTCAAGTCCACAAAGCACAATGTCTGCTCCTCCAAGAGCAAGGCCAGGCTGaaggaaaaaggcaggaaaaag AAGAACATATCTCTGACCAAAGAGGCACCCAACGGGAAGACGCACAGAAATGTCCCCTGGCAGGATGCAG ctcctgtcctgGTGATGGTCagctcagaggaggaggagagtgaTAGCTCAGAGACGGAGAAAGAGGACGATGAGGGGATTGTGTTTGTTGCTCGAGCCACTGATGAGGTCCTGCAGGGAAAGACAACTCCTG GCAGCCTGGATGTCTGCCCCAGCCCTTGCATCATCCCTCCATCGCCCACCTTGGCAGAGAAGGAGCTGCCATGGAAAGGAGACCAGGCTGATCTGGCTGTTTATGTCTCCTCGGAGACCACCAAAATTGTGCCAGTGGATATGCAGAAGGCATGGAACCAAAGCATCTCCTCCCTGGAGAGCATCGCTTCCCCCCCAGGCATCGAGAGCGGGCCTCAGCACAGGAGATTtgcctgccctgtgctggaggAGCAACCCCAGTCTGCAAGCCAGGCGATGCCAGAGCAGAGCTCCTGCTTCCAGTTCCCCAGCCATGTCTCCAAGAGCGGCCGGTCACAGAGTGACAGCAGCCCAGACGgtcctgagcagcaggagctgcagcctttGATGGCCacagaggagcagggcaggatgcCACCCACTGCAGAGCCCAGGTGGCTGATGTTCAACAGAGCAAGCCACCTCTGA
- the SLC9A5 gene encoding sodium/hydrogen exchanger 5 isoform X1 produces the protein MQGVSRVVLGSGAGAKAWGSTGGAELRGGPVPLGAGPVAWGSGAVPAHPHVRVTRAGAGTGTGTAAERSGGSGGAMQPPAASPGPAAPAGAELLRWQWREVQAPCLVAAWILVASLAKIVFHLSRKVTSVVPESCLLILLGLGLGGIVLAVAKKAEYQLEPNMFFLFLLPPIVLDSGYFMPSRLFFDNIGAILTYAVVGTLWNSFATGTALWGLHRAGLMDPGVEAGLMDFLLFGSLISAVDPVAVLAVFEEVHVNETLFIIVFGESLLNDAVTVVLYKVFNSFVELGPAHIHATDYVKGVASFFLVSLGGTAVGLLFAFLLALITRFTKRVRIIEPLFVFLLAYVAYLAAEMVSLSAILAVTFCGICCKKYVEANISQKSRTTVKYTMKTLASSSETIIFMFLGISAVDTSKWTWDTALVLGTLFFILLFRAVGVVLQTYVLNRFRLIPLDRIDQVVMSYGGLRGAVAFALVILLDGEKVKAKDYFVATTIVVVFFTVIVQGLTIKPLVTWLKVKRSDHHKPTLNEELHEHAFDHILAAVEDIVGHHGYHYWRDKWEQFDKKYLSQLLMRKSAYRLRDEIWDVYYKLNIRDAISFVDQGGHVLSAAKLALPSMPSRTSMSESSVTNLLRESGSGACLDLQVIDTVRSRRDKEDAAMHHVLRGSLYKPRRRYKASYSRHFISPDKQERQDKEIFRQNMKRRLETFKSTKHNVCSSKSKARLKEKGRKKKNISLTKEAPNGKTHRNVPWQDAAPVLVMVSSEEEESDSSETEKEDDEGIVFVARATDEVLQGKTTPGSLDVCPSPCIIPPSPTLAEKELPWKGDQADLAVYVSSETTKIVPVDMQKAWNQSISSLESIASPPGIESGPQHRRFACPVLEEQPQSASQAMPEQSSCFQFPSHVSKSGRSQSDSSPDGPEQQELQPLMATEEQGRMPPTAEPRWLMFNRASHL, from the exons ATGCAAGGGGTGAGCAGGGTGGTGCTGGGGTCCGGGGCAGGTGCTAAGGCCTGGGGCAGCACGGGGGGTGCCGAGCTCCGGGGCGGGCCGGTGCCGCTCGGGGCGGGGCCCGTGGCGTGGGGCTCGGGGGCCGTCCCGGCGCATCCCCACGTGCGCGTGACGCGGGCGGGGgccgggaccggcaccgggaccgcggcggagcggagcggcgggagcggcggggccaTGCAGCCCCCGGCGgcctcccccggccccgccgccccggcgGGAGCCGAGCTGCTGCGGTGGCAGTGGCGGGAGGTGCAGGCGCCCTGCCTGGTGGCCGCCTGGATCCTGGTAGCCAGCCTGGCCAAGATCG tTTTCCACCTGTCAAGGAAGGTGACATCTGTCGTCCCGGAGAGCTGCCTTCTcatcctgctggggctgggcctGGGAGGGATCGTGCTGGCTGTGGCAAAGAAAGCCGAGTACCAGCTGGAGCCAAACatgttcttcctcttccttctgcccccCATTGTCCTGGACTCTGGGTACTTCATGCCCAGCCGGCTGTTCTTTGACAACATCGGTGCCATCCTCACCTACGCAGTGGTGGGCACGCTCTGGAACTCCTTCGCCACTGGCACCGCGCTCTGGGGACTGCACCGGGCCGGGCTCATGg ATCCAGGTGTTGAAGCTGGGCTGATGGATTTCctgctctttggcagcctgatTTCAGCTGTGGACCCTGTGGCAGTCCTGGCTGTCTTCGAAGAGGTCCATGTTAATGAGACCCTCTTCATCATTGTGTTTGGCGAGTCTCTCCTGAATGATGCTGTCACTGTG GTGCTGTACAAGGTCTTCAACTCTTTTGTGGAGCTGGGCCCAGCGCACATCCACGCCACAGACTACGTGAAGGGGGTAG CCTCCTTCTTCCTGGTGAGCCTGGGGGGCACAGCCGTGGGGTTGCTCTTCGCCTTCCTGCTGGCCCTGATCACGCGGTTCACCAAGCGCGTGCGCATCATCGAGCCGCTCTTCGTCTTCCTCCTGGCCTACGTCGCGTACCTTGCCGCCGAGATGGTCTCGCTCTCTGCCATCCTGGC aGTCACCTTCTGTGGGATCTGCTGCAAGAAGTACGTGGAAGCCAACATCTCCCAGAAATCCCGTACCACAGTCAAGTATACCATGAAGACACTGGCCAGCAGCTCAGAGACCATCATCTTCATGTTTCTGGGCATCTCGGCTGTGGACACCTCCAAGTGGACATGGGACACAGCACTGGTGCTGGGCACCCTGTTCTTTATCCTGCTCTTCAGAGCCGTGG GTGTTGTTCTCCAGACATATGTGCTCAACCGCTTCCGCCTCATCCCCCTGGACAGGATCGACCAGGTGGTCATGTCATATGGTGGCCTCCGTGGGGCCGTGGCCTTCGCCCTGGTCATCCTGCTGGACGGGGAAAAGGTGAAAGCCAAGGACTACTTCGTGGCAACGACCATCGTGGTGGTGTTCTTCACTGTCATTGTACAG GGCCTCACCATCAAACCCCTGGTGACGTGGCTGAAGGTGAAGCGCAGTGACCACCACAAACCCACACTGAACGAGGAGCTGCATGAGCAC GCCTTTGACCACATCCTGGCAGCGGTGGAGGACATCGTGGGGCACCACGGCTACCACTACTGGCGGGACAA GTGGGAGCAGTTTGACAAGAAATACCTGAGCCAGCTCCTGATGCGGAAATCTGCCTACAGGCTGCGGGATGAGATCTGGGATGTTTACTACAAGCTGAACATCCGTGATGCTATCAGCTTTGTCGATCAG GGTGGCCACGTGCTCTCAGCTGCCAAGCTGGCGCTGCCCTCCATGCCCAGCCGCACATCCATGTCAGAGTCATCAGTCACAAACCTCCT GAGGGAGAGCGGGAGCGGCGCGTGCCTGGACCTGCAGGTGATCGACACGGTGCGGAGCCGCCGGGACAAGGAGGATGCTGCCATGCACCACGTGCTGCGGGGGAGCCTCTACAAGCCCCGCCGGCGG TACAAGGCCAGCTACAGCCGTCACTTCATCTCTCCAGATAAACAAGAGCGCCAAGATAAAGAAATCTTCCGGCAGAACATGAAGAGACGTCTGGAGACCTTCAAGTCCACAAAGCACAATGTCTGCTCCTCCAAGAGCAAGGCCAGGCTGaaggaaaaaggcaggaaaaag AAGAACATATCTCTGACCAAAGAGGCACCCAACGGGAAGACGCACAGAAATGTCCCCTGGCAGGATGCAG ctcctgtcctgGTGATGGTCagctcagaggaggaggagagtgaTAGCTCAGAGACGGAGAAAGAGGACGATGAGGGGATTGTGTTTGTTGCTCGAGCCACTGATGAGGTCCTGCAGGGAAAGACAACTCCTG GCAGCCTGGATGTCTGCCCCAGCCCTTGCATCATCCCTCCATCGCCCACCTTGGCAGAGAAGGAGCTGCCATGGAAAGGAGACCAGGCTGATCTGGCTGTTTATGTCTCCTCGGAGACCACCAAAATTGTGCCAGTGGATATGCAGAAGGCATGGAACCAAAGCATCTCCTCCCTGGAGAGCATCGCTTCCCCCCCAGGCATCGAGAGCGGGCCTCAGCACAGGAGATTtgcctgccctgtgctggaggAGCAACCCCAGTCTGCAAGCCAGGCGATGCCAGAGCAGAGCTCCTGCTTCCAGTTCCCCAGCCATGTCTCCAAGAGCGGCCGGTCACAGAGTGACAGCAGCCCAGACGgtcctgagcagcaggagctgcagcctttGATGGCCacagaggagcagggcaggatgcCACCCACTGCAGAGCCCAGGTGGCTGATGTTCAACAGAGCAAGCCACCTCTGA
- the SLC9A5 gene encoding sodium/hydrogen exchanger 5 isoform X2, with protein sequence MQGVSRVVLGSGAGAKAWGSTGGAELRGGPVPLGAGPVAWGSGAVPAHPHVRVTRAGAGTGTGTAAERSGGSGGAMQPPAASPGPAAPAGAELLRWQWREVQAPCLVAAWILVASLAKIVFHLSRKVTSVVPESCLLILLGLGLGGIVLAVAKKAEYQLEPNMFFLFLLPPIVLDSGYFMPSRLFFDNIGAILTYAVVGTLWNSFATGTALWGLHRAGLMDPGVEAGLMDFLLFGSLISAVDPVAVLAVFEEVHVNETLFIIVFGESLLNDAVTVVLYKVFNSFVELGPAHIHATDYVKGVASFFLVSLGGTAVGLLFAFLLALITRFTKRVRIIEPLFVFLLAYVAYLAAEMVSLSAILAVTFCGICCKKYVEANISQKSRTTVKYTMKTLASSSETIIFMFLGISAVDTSKWTWDTALVLGTLFFILLFRAVGVVLQTYVLNRFRLIPLDRIDQVVMSYGGLRGAVAFALVILLDGEKVKAKDYFVATTIVVVFFTVIVQGLTIKPLVTWLKVKRSDHHKPTLNEELHEHAFDHILAAVEDIVGHHGYHYWRDKWEQFDKKYLSQLLMRKSAYRLRDEIWDVYYKLNIRDAISFVDQGGHVLSAAKLALPSMPSRTSMSESSVTNLLRESGSGACLDLQVIDTVRSRRDKEDAAMHHVLRGSLYKPRRRYKASYSRHFISPDKQERQDKEIFRQNMKRRLETFKSTKHNVCSSKSKARLKEKGRKKKNISLTKEAPNGKTHRNVPWQDAAPVLVMVSSEEEESDSSETEKEDDEGIVFVARATDEVLQGKTTPGSKERLRAVQAPSHCPSICISRQPGCLPQPLHHPSIAHLGREGAAMERRPG encoded by the exons ATGCAAGGGGTGAGCAGGGTGGTGCTGGGGTCCGGGGCAGGTGCTAAGGCCTGGGGCAGCACGGGGGGTGCCGAGCTCCGGGGCGGGCCGGTGCCGCTCGGGGCGGGGCCCGTGGCGTGGGGCTCGGGGGCCGTCCCGGCGCATCCCCACGTGCGCGTGACGCGGGCGGGGgccgggaccggcaccgggaccgcggcggagcggagcggcgggagcggcggggccaTGCAGCCCCCGGCGgcctcccccggccccgccgccccggcgGGAGCCGAGCTGCTGCGGTGGCAGTGGCGGGAGGTGCAGGCGCCCTGCCTGGTGGCCGCCTGGATCCTGGTAGCCAGCCTGGCCAAGATCG tTTTCCACCTGTCAAGGAAGGTGACATCTGTCGTCCCGGAGAGCTGCCTTCTcatcctgctggggctgggcctGGGAGGGATCGTGCTGGCTGTGGCAAAGAAAGCCGAGTACCAGCTGGAGCCAAACatgttcttcctcttccttctgcccccCATTGTCCTGGACTCTGGGTACTTCATGCCCAGCCGGCTGTTCTTTGACAACATCGGTGCCATCCTCACCTACGCAGTGGTGGGCACGCTCTGGAACTCCTTCGCCACTGGCACCGCGCTCTGGGGACTGCACCGGGCCGGGCTCATGg ATCCAGGTGTTGAAGCTGGGCTGATGGATTTCctgctctttggcagcctgatTTCAGCTGTGGACCCTGTGGCAGTCCTGGCTGTCTTCGAAGAGGTCCATGTTAATGAGACCCTCTTCATCATTGTGTTTGGCGAGTCTCTCCTGAATGATGCTGTCACTGTG GTGCTGTACAAGGTCTTCAACTCTTTTGTGGAGCTGGGCCCAGCGCACATCCACGCCACAGACTACGTGAAGGGGGTAG CCTCCTTCTTCCTGGTGAGCCTGGGGGGCACAGCCGTGGGGTTGCTCTTCGCCTTCCTGCTGGCCCTGATCACGCGGTTCACCAAGCGCGTGCGCATCATCGAGCCGCTCTTCGTCTTCCTCCTGGCCTACGTCGCGTACCTTGCCGCCGAGATGGTCTCGCTCTCTGCCATCCTGGC aGTCACCTTCTGTGGGATCTGCTGCAAGAAGTACGTGGAAGCCAACATCTCCCAGAAATCCCGTACCACAGTCAAGTATACCATGAAGACACTGGCCAGCAGCTCAGAGACCATCATCTTCATGTTTCTGGGCATCTCGGCTGTGGACACCTCCAAGTGGACATGGGACACAGCACTGGTGCTGGGCACCCTGTTCTTTATCCTGCTCTTCAGAGCCGTGG GTGTTGTTCTCCAGACATATGTGCTCAACCGCTTCCGCCTCATCCCCCTGGACAGGATCGACCAGGTGGTCATGTCATATGGTGGCCTCCGTGGGGCCGTGGCCTTCGCCCTGGTCATCCTGCTGGACGGGGAAAAGGTGAAAGCCAAGGACTACTTCGTGGCAACGACCATCGTGGTGGTGTTCTTCACTGTCATTGTACAG GGCCTCACCATCAAACCCCTGGTGACGTGGCTGAAGGTGAAGCGCAGTGACCACCACAAACCCACACTGAACGAGGAGCTGCATGAGCAC GCCTTTGACCACATCCTGGCAGCGGTGGAGGACATCGTGGGGCACCACGGCTACCACTACTGGCGGGACAA GTGGGAGCAGTTTGACAAGAAATACCTGAGCCAGCTCCTGATGCGGAAATCTGCCTACAGGCTGCGGGATGAGATCTGGGATGTTTACTACAAGCTGAACATCCGTGATGCTATCAGCTTTGTCGATCAG GGTGGCCACGTGCTCTCAGCTGCCAAGCTGGCGCTGCCCTCCATGCCCAGCCGCACATCCATGTCAGAGTCATCAGTCACAAACCTCCT GAGGGAGAGCGGGAGCGGCGCGTGCCTGGACCTGCAGGTGATCGACACGGTGCGGAGCCGCCGGGACAAGGAGGATGCTGCCATGCACCACGTGCTGCGGGGGAGCCTCTACAAGCCCCGCCGGCGG TACAAGGCCAGCTACAGCCGTCACTTCATCTCTCCAGATAAACAAGAGCGCCAAGATAAAGAAATCTTCCGGCAGAACATGAAGAGACGTCTGGAGACCTTCAAGTCCACAAAGCACAATGTCTGCTCCTCCAAGAGCAAGGCCAGGCTGaaggaaaaaggcaggaaaaag AAGAACATATCTCTGACCAAAGAGGCACCCAACGGGAAGACGCACAGAAATGTCCCCTGGCAGGATGCAG ctcctgtcctgGTGATGGTCagctcagaggaggaggagagtgaTAGCTCAGAGACGGAGAAAGAGGACGATGAGGGGATTGTGTTTGTTGCTCGAGCCACTGATGAGGTCCTGCAGGGAAAGACAACTCCTG GGTCCAAGGAGAGACTGAGAGCTGTGCAAGCTCCCTCTCACTGTCCCTCCATCTGCATCTCCAGGCAGCCTGGATGTCTGCCCCAGCCCTTGCATCATCCCTCCATCGCCCACCTTGGCAGAGAAGGAGCTGCCATGGAAAGGAGACCAGGCTGA